GTGTACTTCTCAGTGTGTACTTCTCAGTGTGTTCTTTTCATTGTGTACttctcactgtgttttcttctcagtgtgtgtgtgttacctgaggATGCAGTAGTGTTTGCTGTGGAGGCCCTGCAGCCGGGGGCCCAGGGCCCAGTGACGGGGGCTCCCGGGGGCCCTCAGGTTCCTGGACAGAGCCGACAGGGAGTCTCTGTAGACGAGACCCCGACGAGACCACACCACCGAGCACTGGTGACACGTCGCCAgctggagcacacacacacacacacacacacacacacacacacacacacacacacacacacagggtttgaTGATCAATCTGCAGGTTCATTCTTCACATTTCGATGAATCGTTCTATTTTAAACAGTGACCAGATTTGAATGTCTCTTCTACGTCCTGGTGACGGCTGAGCACCCGGACGGAGCAGCTTCCACGGAGGACCTCTACCGTAGATCTATATAGATCAGGGAACTCTACCATAGATCTATATAGATCAGGGACCTCTACCGTAGATCTATATAGATCAGGGACCTCTACCATAGATCTATATAGATCAGGGACCTCTACCGTAGATCTATATAGATCAGGGACCTCTACCGTAGATCTATATAGATCAGGGACCTCTACCGTAGATCTATATAGATCAGGGAACTCTACCATAGATCTATATAGATCAGGGACCTCTACCGTAGATCTATATAGATCAGGGACCTCTACCATAGATCTATATAGATCAGGGACCTCTACCGTAGATCTATATAGATCAGGGAACTCTACCATAGATCTATATAGATCAGGGACCTCTACCGTAGATCTATATAGATCAGGGACCTGTACACCCGGCCCTGCAGGAAGACCACCAACCGGATCATTAGAGACCCGACCACCTGATAAGCTGCCTGATCCGGTTCTTTGATCCGGATCAGAGACGTCTCCTCCCCCGGAGACGCTCCCTGCTCTGAACTCCTCACGTCCTTACCAGTATCACATGTTTCATTCAGCCATGCAGTCTACTCTGCAGTAACATACTTTATTTTagttaaacatttacatttatgtgtatattttattatatttgaattCTCTTATTCTTTATATtctatttatgttttaatttttttgttgtgtaatATTGTGGAGCACGGTTAGAAGGGAGCCGGGGACCCGAGCGGCTCAATTTAAATGTTGCTCTTGACAAAATAAAGTCTGGAATCTGGAACAACTGAAACCTGAAGATTAATATTTGTCTGTCACATGatctgacagaaacaaacatcatGTTTCAGCtgataaacaaaatatttcacattttgattCTCATGACAGTTTCGGGTTAATACGCTATGCTCATATTACTTTAATATTCTAATAATAATCTATTATTATAACGGatcaataaaacatcagagtTTCAGATCCTATTTGATCAAATCAGATTTTtgcaatattttatttgaatgcacGAGTCTCTTCACTGTAATGGAGCTTTTTGAATGAAGTGAATCTTCCACTTGATCATTGATAACTGATCAAGTGAAACCCTCATGTAAAGATCTGAGACTCCATCAcgtcaaacagagaaaagacgAAGGAGACATTTACTCACAGAGACGAACGTTGCCATGTCCACGGGTTTGACCAGAGACGAAGAGGGACAGCGTCCGTCTGTCCTCATGTACGAGGAGGGAGGGGCCACATCTGAGCAGTGAGGTCATCCTGTCAGACTTCCTGACAAATGTAATCTAGAGCCAGATTaaagattaacacacacacacacacactcacacacacacacacacactcacacacacacacacacgcacacacacatacacacagacacacacaaacacatacacacacacacacatacacacacacacgtacacacactcactcacacacacacactctctctctctgttttacaaacacacaaacacacgttatCCTATTTTCTCAGAAAGGTCGACGGTTACACAACTACGACAAATGGAACACATAAAAGGTTTGGAGTGTGAGCAGGATtataatgtgtgagtgtgtgtgtgtgtgtgtgtttgtgtgtgtgtgtttgtttgcctgcACCGACATCTTGTGTCCAACATGAAGAAACAAATCATTTACTAGTTAAATATTTTGTCaggaatgtttttaataaatcacaagagagtgtgtgtgggtgtgttagtgttggtctgtgtttgtgtgttgttgtgtgagtgtgtgtgtgtgcgtgtgcaggttTTGTGTCCTGATCTGATCTGGTGTCAGTTTGACAGTCAAATTACCctgagctgcacaaacacacacacatacaccacacacacatacacacacacacacacacacacacacacacacacacacacacacacacagtgagtgacctctgacctccatcCTGATCCACGTCTCATGCAAACGTCTCCGGATCGTTTGACTGACAAATGTTCCTTCCAGGTCTGAAGCAGAGACGAGGACACAGGACGACTGacgagcagcacagacacagatctTCAGCTTCAGGTGAGACGatgatttatcattttaatgtttctgaaggtcagaggtcacaaagTATCAGGTCCTTTATCaaaccttttcttttaaagatgAATTCTGGATTATTTCTTTCGTTTTTATAGAAGTAAATTGTTTCTTCTAAGAAGTTTAGTGGTCTCTATTGTGGGAAACATTTTTCTCCtaattgtcatttatttatttaacatcttGATTTATCAGTTTTTAGAACTCAGAAGTGGAACTGGTTTCCTTCTCATGTCTCAGATGTGATGTTTGTTCCAgatctcagtgactcactgtgaAGCGGCTGTGAACATgtggtctgtgctgctgctgctgctgctggcagcCAGACACTCAGGTACAGTCTATAGaatcaatatatataataataactatttaacaaatacaaataatcacATACACACCAGAGCACAAACATCTGGTGCCAGAAGATGCAGTGAACATGAATCATCGAAAAATacacagtcactgatcatctttataaacCGTCTAATGTTCCAGTTAATTAGTGaatgaaatattgatttaaaaaatacataattaataaaaaaatgtgaaatatttgtgcagtatttgtgtttaattaaaaaacgtgactgacagtttgtgttattttcccaGACTCCTCTGCTGATCCTCGTCAAGACGACGCTGGTCAGAGTTTCGTTGTCGTTTTTCCGGAGAACATTGCGTACTATCACCCGACCCCCCCGGTGAACAGTGTGCAGCTCACGGCGCTGCGTGACACACAGGTCACCGTCGGGGACCAGCCGGTGACTCTGAGCGCCGGACAAACCAAAGAGATCATTGTAGACGAGCTGGAGCTCAGAAAGAAGCCGATCTCCAGCAAAGCTCTCCTCATCACCAGCACTGAGAAGATCACCGTCCGCTCCTGCAGCCGGAAGCTCACCAGCGTGCAGACAGCTCTGGTTTTACCAACCCTCAAACTGGGAAAGGAGTACCTCATCCCTCCTGTACCGCAAATCCAAGGAACCACCGACCAGGTCTCGTTGGACGTGACTGAGAGGAGACCCTTCACCCTGTTCATCGTCAGTGGCAAACAACAAACCACGGTGACCATCGGAGAAGTCCCCCCCAGAGAAGAGGTGCTTCAGCCCCGGGAGGTCCTTCAGGTCCTGGTTCAACAAGCAGGACCTCGAGCCGTGAAGGCCGACCAGCCGGTGGCCGTCCTCTTCGGTCACGCCTGCACCATCAGATACAACTGCACCTGCGGCATCCTGCAGACCACGCTGTCGGCCGCCAGCGACCAGACGCTCCGGTTCTTCATTCCTCCCGTTCTGGTCAAGGACGAAACGCGTCTTCTGATATCGAGCAACGAATCGACCACAATCAGAAGCTTTGACCCGGACTCGCCGCTGGTGGAGACAAACGGAAACGCCCTCCTCTACCGCCCAGGGCTCCTCCTGAGCCTGATCCCAGAGGCCGACTTCGCCTCCTGCTATGTGATCAATCGGGTCAGAGACATGGAGAACTTTGCTGTGGTCCTCGTTCACAAGAGCTTCAAAGACGGGGTTCGAATGGGAAATGATCCTCTGGAGAACCCAGACTGGCAGCCGCTGAGGGGGACAGAGTTCTTCTCGACACAGGTCAAAGTGATGCTGGACCAGAGCGTCCTCTGGCACACGTCTCACAAAATGGCCGTCTACTTTCATGGGCGCTCCGGAGCTGCTCTGTTTGGGAACCCAGCGCCCGTCATCAGTAGGACTGCAGGTACGGATCCGTCAGAGGTTCAGCTTCAACGTTCAAACTGAATAAACTCTGAGACggtttcacacaaacagatttcagTTCAAATCCACAGTCACTTcttcaacaaatacacaaatcaacaacacaatTTTAGTTTAGCAGATTGTGTTGGAGCTAATTATGCAGACGTTAGCTAACTGTTTCCAAAAGACTCAAAATGCTCTTTGATTAAATACTGAACTTTAAGAATAAAAAGTCTTTGTCTGTTGATCAAGTTATTTACTAAAAGTCGTGAATAAACTTTTTTATCCTCAAACACAACGATCAACAAACttccaacaggaagtgatcaTCAGCAGTTATCACAGGCAGCTGCTGAGCAAATTTGAAGCaaccttttaaatgtggttaaagaaaagaaaaaattacaAGTTAGACATTTTCATCAAGTAGTTAGGAGCGGATGAATCTCAGAGCCCATTGGCTGGTCTGATGATGTatcatcctctggggacaaCGATCCGTCTGTCCTCAGTCAGATTCGGTTCTTTCATCACAAGTTGAACGtttctccacaaacacacaaacactggagtTCATCTCCATCAAGCTGTTTGTACATGAATGTTTGTCGAAGGAGATCGAACTCGAAACAGGAACCAGAAGCTTGTTCCCACAGATTCTACATATTCACATGAAGACTCAGTTTccagagacgaggagaagaagtcGTCTTTGTGTTCAGTTGATTATTTTGGTTTCAAACTAAACTAACTCCAGCTTGATGTTTCTTCTGAATGACAGATTTCAGGGGCTGCCTCTTGGATCCAGAGGTCGTACATATCGGAGACGTGGCAGCCGGCTGGCGCGAGTCTGTGAAgtactgcagagacaaacagctgcagctggtcAGCCTCTCCGGCAGCCACAACGTGACGCACATCTACCAGGAGATCATCCAGGCGAACAACGACAGCGTGCAGGAGGCGTGGATCGGCATGAGGCGGAGCTCCCAGACTGGGGAGTGGTACTGGCTCAACAACGAGCCGGTCAACACAACCAACTGGAAGGACGGGGAGCCCGGCGCGGTGAACGACGGCCAGTGTGCCGTCATGAGTctgaggagcgaggaggagttTGGGTGGAGCGACCAGGACTGCTGCAAGGCCTTCCGTCCGGTCTGCTACagaccccccctcctcttcccactGGGATAGACCAGCAGGACGGGAGCTGAGGGAAACCAGCAGCTGAACTGGAAGAGGGATCTCTGATCTCTGATCCAGATGAGCTCATCTTTCCCTCTCATCATTGACAGAGTGCTTTAGGTCAACCTGTAGCTGCTGTAGTCTGATAGCTTTAATATCATCAGAACAAATGTGGTAGTTAGAGCGCCACCTGGCTTCTGTCCTTCAATCAACACGTACAGATCATTCCACAAACGCTTCTTCTAAAGTTCCACTGAAACGAGTTCACCACACAGCGCCATCTAGAGGCTTgtgtgaggagaagagctgaagagctgaagagctgaagagctgaagagctgaagagctgaagagctgaagagctgaagagctgaagctCGGAGCAGGATCTGTGTGCAGCTGCgtagtttgagcacaagcagcaGATGTTAGAGTGACAGCGTTAAATCAATAAGTCTGGAGCCTTAAATATGATTTATCTAAGAAGGGTCGAGTTCCACTTTGACACAAGTCAACACATCGTGGACAGAAGAGTCAGAGGAATCTGTGAAGAGCATTGAATCGTTAACACGTGTAGAACTAGACGCTGTAGTTTAAccttcatgtttatttaaataaagtttgaagtGTGAcatgatttctgtgtttttggcaaaatgaaatgaaagaaacttTATCACAAACATTTCGACATGACAACGTGATGATTCcaatctgcagacacacacaaaataattcaggtcaaaggtcagagtttCTCATGTGTACCTATCGGCTTCTGCTCATGTAGAACAATATGTAAACATCTGTAAGTTCTGTGACGTGATTGGTCTGCAGAGGAGGTTTTTTCCAAACTTTCTCATCACGTCATTTTAAATTTATACAAACCTCCAGTTGAACACCAGCTCTCCCTGCTGGCCTTCACGGGTCACTGCACTCACTAATGCAAAACACCCTCTGGCTGAAATATACAAATCATTTTGTAGAAAAcatctttcttttaaaacattaaaaaactgtttattgaCATTAACTTTCTTTGTCAGACTCAAACTGAAGAATCCTGTGTCGTAAACTAATGGTTTTATAATTTGTCTTCAGATCTAATGAAGTTTTATTTTGGGACCTCAGAATGAACATGAATCATGAATTAATCtggaatataataatatttataatgatcCGTATAATAAGAGTAATTTCATGTTTTACAACACGTCACAGTTCTTTTCATAAAATTTAAAGGAAATGATCTGTAAATACAGGAtccaagaaataaaataataattaataattacacaaaacatAATTAGGACAAAAAGCATCTTATATTCAATTTAATGACGTTACTTCCACCAGCAGCCGACCACCTGCAGAGCGCCGCCCTGCACCaaccacacccccacccccaccagcAGGATGACCTTTGCCCCCACCGACAGcgtcaggagcagcaggagaggaggcgagGCTCCGCCCACAGACAGCAGCGGCCGGGGGGGCAGGACGTACAGGGTGGCCTGCTCCTTGCCCAGCGGGTTGGAGGCGCTGCAGGTGTAGTGGTGGCCCGGCTCCACGTCTCGCAGCTGGCTGACGGTTTGGTCGTGAGCCGGCGTCCCCTGGGCCAGCGGGCCGACCACCGCCCCCTCCAGCAGCTCATCTGGGCCGAGCCACTGGACGTCCGGCAGCGGGGAGCCCTGCACCCGGCACAGGGCCCGGTACCCGGACTGCTCGCTGCCCTCCACCGACAGGGCCAGGATCTTTGGAGGAGCTGCACAGACGGGAAGAAACTGATGAGTAACACAAAGTGTCGCCACCTGCAGGCAGAGCAGGCAACAGCACGGGGGCAGCAGCCCCCCCGGGGTCAGCCTTTGAGTCAGAGACTTGTGTGAAcgcaagaaaacaaaaacaagaaaacaacaacaaacaaacaagttccCTGAGCCAGTAGAAGTAAAGTCTCCATCGATgaaataccagagaagaacgAATGATGGTGATATACAGCAGGGAAGCTAAGTGTAGCTGCTAACTTGTAATTAGACCTAGCAGGGCTAACCACACGTAGAGAAACTCGTACATAGACGCCATTGTTGTTGAGTCTGATTCATACTCGTCAAGTAGCAGTGGACTGTGTGACGGTGATGTCATCTCGTCTGCCGAGCCCTCAGTCCCCGTTCACACCTCAGTCCCCGTTCACACCTCAGGCCCTGTTCACATCTCAGGCCCCGTTCACACCTGAGGCCCCGTTCACACCTCAGGTCCCACTCACACCTCAGGCCCCGTTCACACCTCAGTCCCCGTTCACACCTCAGGCCCTGTTCACACCTCAGGCCCCGTTCACACCTGAGGCCCCGTTCACACCTCAGGCCCTGTTCACACCTCAGGCCCCGTTCACACCTCAGTCCCCGTTCACACCTCAGGCCCCGTTCACACATCAGGTCCCACTCACACCTCAGGCCCCGTTCACACCTCAGGCCCCGTTCACACATCAGGTCCCACTCACACCTCAGGCCCCGTTCACACATCAGGTCCCACTCACACCTCAGGCCCCGTTCACACATCAGGTTCCACTCACACCTCAGGCCCCGTTCACACCTGAGGCCCCGTTCACACCTCAGGTCCCACTCACACCTCAGGCCCTGTTCACACCTCAGGCCCCGTTCACACCTCAGGTCCCGCTCACACCTCAGGCCCTGTTCACACCTCAGGTCCCACTCACACCTCAGGCCCTGTTCACACCTCAGGCCCCGTTCACACCTCAGGCCCCGTTCACACCTCAGGCCCCGTTCACACCTCAAGCCCCGTTCACACCTGAGGCCCCGCTCACACCTGAGGCCCCGTTCACACCTGCCTCGTGGACGTCCAGCTGTTAAATCTGTGCCTTGAATCCTTCGTTAGCACGAGAGGCTCAAATCTTCATGTCTAGTCAAACGTACCCTCTACTCTCAGTCTGGTTCCCATCTTGTCCTCGAAGCTGATGTGGGCCTGTCCCTGAACCTCCACCCTGCAGTAGTAGCGTCCGCTGTCCTGCAGGGCGGCGCTGGTGATCCGCAGCGACAGGTCGTGCTGTCGGGGGTTCCCCTCCAGCCGGTAGCGCTGGTCCTGCTGGGGCCCCGGCTCGCAGGCGGCTGGCCCGGGGTGACTGGTGCAGCGGAACAGGACGGTGGCGCCCTGACCGTGGCCCAGACGCCACAGCACCTTCAGGGAGGAGTGCTGGGAGTGCTGCGGGTGACTGAAGGTGCAGGGCAGCACCACCGGGTAGCCGTCGATGGCTCGAACCTCCGACTGCACGTTCATGGACCAGCCGTCGTCTCCAGAGCCGAGcactggtgggggggggagagcatttaaatgtctttatgtAGAAGGTAGAAGGTCCATGTTTCAGCCTGTGGAGCTTTAACTTTACTCAGAACCTCAGAACCTCATGTTTCCAACAGCTGATCTATTTCTAAACAGTTACTACTCGACCTGAAGCTGAACCCAAACTAATCTTaagtttcataatgaacatCACGGTCCAATGATTTTTGTCCTCACAATATGAGGAacacccccaacacacacacacacacacattctgcacatgaataaatatataatgttcagttttatgatgaaaatgaatcaaCTCACGTCCGACagcagagaagagcagagagctgcagagcagAAGAACGTCCATGATGAGACTGaaggaactgtgtgtgtgtgcctgagtgtgtgtctgagtgtgtgtgtgagtctgagtgtgtgtctgagtgtgtgtgtgtgactcagtaCCTCCACAGCCCTGCCACTGTGTCACTAGGTTTCTTCCCATTTCTGCTTTTGAACAGTATTTGTATCACCTGATCCCCAGACGATGAATCACAGAAACTAACACGTCTGCATTTCCTCCAGAGATGAAGACAGAATATCTCAGATGctaacgctgccatcttgtgttgATTACCAGTCAGTGTCCGTGGTATCTAGCTACCGCCCATGCAActgctcaaccaatcaggagtcagtctcagcccATATTTATCTCATCAAATGGAGGTTTACGACCTACACGGCAgtcagacaccagggggcgctttggctttacttttacGAGCTGTGATGCTGTCTATACTATCACCGATGAATGAGCCCATAACCTTTTCTCTGGCGCCATCCTCAGGACAACCTTTGCATGACAAGGTTCTTTtttgtgaaactgaaaaatCAGATGTAGGATTCAGACTCAGATCATATGTACACAGAACATTAAGGACTTCAAATATTCTGATACATAAAACACGTGTcaaacatcacttcctgtctgcgtCCGTAGCTTCTGCTTCCGCATTCGAATCAAGTTTTCTTACGACACATTTTACAGAACTTCCTCTGCTGCTATTTTGGTTTGAAGCCGTGAAGAAGTGACTTCTCTCAGTTTGCGGTGACTCCGAGGATGAAGCAGCAGAATCAGCTGATCTTTCTTGTTCTGTCAGTGATCTTCACAGGTAAGAACTTCCTGTTCTTCTCACGTTGACTCAAACCAACTGCTTGAAGCTGTCATGTCGGGTTTGTGTTGTTAATGAGATGAATCATGACCAAAGATCCAACAGTTTAGAATCATCCATCCATTGGCCGAACCATCAACCGGTCCAGGAGGCCTCGGTGCAGGAGGCCTCAGTCCAGGAGGCCTCGGTCCTCGGGGCCGGGTCCCACCAGGAGACATACCTAAAACTCCAAACATGTCACCAGCTCATACGCGATGTGTCCTCCTCTTCAGGGTCGTTCTGCGATGGTTGGAAGATGGCCGTCTCTCCGGAGGTCAGCGCCTCCAGAGGAGAAGACGCTGtcctcagctgctccctcaCCAGCTCCAGAGGAC
The DNA window shown above is from Platichthys flesus chromosome 11, fPlaFle2.1, whole genome shotgun sequence and carries:
- the LOC133965110 gene encoding uncharacterized protein LOC133965110; protein product: MWSVLLLLLLAARHSDSSADPRQDDAGQSFVVVFPENIAYYHPTPPVNSVQLTALRDTQVTVGDQPVTLSAGQTKEIIVDELELRKKPISSKALLITSTEKITVRSCSRKLTSVQTALVLPTLKLGKEYLIPPVPQIQGTTDQVSLDVTERRPFTLFIVSGKQQTTVTIGEVPPREEVLQPREVLQVLVQQAGPRAVKADQPVAVLFGHACTIRYNCTCGILQTTLSAASDQTLRFFIPPVLVKDETRLLISSNESTTIRSFDPDSPLVETNGNALLYRPGLLLSLIPEADFASCYVINRVRDMENFAVVLVHKSFKDGVRMGNDPLENPDWQPLRGTEFFSTQVKVMLDQSVLWHTSHKMAVYFHGRSGAALFGNPAPVISRTADFRGCLLDPEVVHIGDVAAGWRESVKYCRDKQLQLVSLSGSHNVTHIYQEIIQANNDSVQEAWIGMRRSSQTGEWYWLNNEPVNTTNWKDGEPGAVNDGQCAVMSLRSEEEFGWSDQDCCKAFRPVCYRPPLLFPLG
- the si:dkey-11p23.7 gene encoding V-set and Ig domain-containing protein — encoded protein: MDVLLLCSSLLFSAVGLLGSGDDGWSMNVQSEVRAIDGYPVVLPCTFSHPQHSQHSSLKVLWRLGHGQGATVLFRCTSHPGPAACEPGPQQDQRYRLEGNPRQHDLSLRITSAALQDSGRYYCRVEVQGQAHISFEDKMGTRLRVEAPPKILALSVEGSEQSGYRALCRVQGSPLPDVQWLGPDELLEGAVVGPLAQGTPAHDQTVSQLRDVEPGHHYTCSASNPLGKEQATLYVLPPRPLLSVGGASPPLLLLLTLSVGAKVILLVGVGVWLVQGGALQVVGCWWK